The proteins below are encoded in one region of Nitrospinota bacterium:
- a CDS encoding TetR/AcrR family transcriptional regulator codes for MRHKQLSLREKKFARTKQKLLDAALALMAQKPLEEVTVAEICHAAEVSYATFFNYFARKTDLLVYFIQLWSVEVSWRARMTYEEGGGSVAAIEAIFAHTASLCEKNPEVMEEIVAFQSRKRNMENISAIPLTIAEKALRFPQIEDFQELGDLGLESVLPPLIKTAIANGELPSGADVDGIMLSLAVIFLGTPVVVASHRMIGLGEAYKRQLALLWTGARGRHAGNI; via the coding sequence ATGAGACATAAACAATTGTCCCTTCGGGAAAAGAAGTTCGCCAGAACCAAGCAAAAACTGCTGGATGCGGCGCTGGCCCTTATGGCGCAAAAACCACTGGAAGAAGTGACCGTCGCCGAAATATGCCATGCGGCGGAGGTCTCATACGCCACCTTCTTCAACTATTTCGCCAGAAAAACAGACCTGCTTGTTTATTTCATCCAGCTTTGGAGCGTGGAAGTTTCATGGCGCGCAAGGATGACCTACGAAGAAGGTGGGGGGAGCGTTGCGGCCATCGAGGCGATTTTCGCCCATACCGCCAGCCTTTGCGAGAAAAACCCGGAGGTGATGGAGGAGATCGTCGCGTTCCAGTCCCGAAAAAGGAACATGGAAAACATCTCGGCCATTCCTCTCACCATTGCGGAAAAAGCACTCCGGTTCCCCCAGATCGAAGATTTCCAGGAATTGGGGGACTTGGGATTGGAATCGGTATTGCCCCCCCTCATCAAAACGGCCATCGCTAATGGCGAACTTCCCTCCGGGGCGGATGTGGACGGGATTATGCTTTCGCTGGCGGTGATATTCCTTGGAACGCCGGTGGTTGTGGCGTCCCACAGGATGATAGGGCTTGGCGAGGCTTACAAACGGCAGTTGGCGCTCCTATGGACGGGGGCACGTGGGCGCCACGCCGGGAATATATAG